A part of Agromyces protaetiae genomic DNA contains:
- a CDS encoding metallophosphoesterase: MTGEQASRLGRYPAARHVIVHVSDTHLLDGGAPLGGKADTVGWLDQAVRQLERLGTSIDAIVVTGDVADLGEPDAYDRARAALEPVAAEARADLVWVMGNHDERGPFRERLLGEPSSDTPVHVVHDVAGLRIVALDVSVPGFHHGAVDEASAAWLRAALAESAPHGTVLALHHAPIATPLALMDVLELQGQDLLADALAGTDVRLILGGHLHYPTNGVFAGIPVAVAGATAYTMDLSAPPRELVGIDGGRSFSVVHLYDQGVVTAVVPLGPFEVVSNFGAEFLAEIESLDPSGRLDRFSRKRSG, translated from the coding sequence GTGACAGGCGAACAGGCTTCGAGACTCGGTCGGTATCCGGCGGCGCGGCACGTCATCGTGCACGTCTCCGACACGCACCTCCTCGACGGCGGCGCGCCGCTCGGAGGCAAGGCCGACACGGTCGGGTGGCTCGACCAGGCCGTGCGCCAGCTCGAGCGGCTCGGTACGTCGATCGACGCGATCGTCGTGACCGGCGACGTCGCCGACCTGGGCGAGCCCGACGCATACGACCGGGCGCGCGCCGCGCTCGAACCGGTCGCGGCCGAGGCGCGCGCCGACCTGGTGTGGGTCATGGGCAACCACGACGAACGCGGGCCGTTCCGCGAGCGTCTGCTCGGCGAGCCGTCGAGCGACACGCCCGTCCATGTCGTTCACGACGTGGCCGGGCTCCGCATCGTTGCCCTCGACGTCTCGGTGCCGGGGTTCCACCACGGCGCCGTCGACGAGGCGTCGGCGGCGTGGCTCCGGGCTGCGCTCGCCGAATCCGCCCCGCACGGCACCGTGCTGGCCCTCCATCACGCGCCGATCGCGACGCCGCTCGCACTCATGGACGTGCTCGAACTCCAGGGTCAAGATCTCCTCGCAGACGCCCTCGCGGGCACCGACGTTCGGCTCATCCTCGGCGGGCACCTGCACTATCCGACGAACGGCGTCTTCGCAGGCATCCCCGTCGCGGTCGCGGGAGCGACGGCGTACACGATGGACCTCTCGGCGCCGCCGCGCGAACTCGTCGGCATCGACGGCGGGCGCTCGTTCTCGGTGGTCCATCTCTACGACCAGGGCGTCGTCACGGCCGTCGTCCCGCTCGGGCCGTTCGAGGTGGTGTCGAACTTCGGCGCGGAGTTCCTCGCCGAGATCGAGTCGCTCGACCCGAGCGGCCGGCTCGACCGGTTCTCGCGGAAGCGATCCGGATGA
- the dprA gene encoding DNA-processing protein DprA: protein MSADGLRAVDGLARSLARPLAVVGREPTDETIARVFLGAIAEPGDGTMGNAIEALGAARVARLVHERASTGAFAEALAESGIVVEARVLAAAVERWLPRIDDAALVRSVEQAGRVGARLLLPSDDSWPVALDDLGAHAPLALWVRGDVGLLARARRTIALVGARAATGYGEHVAVESAAGLSDRGFTIVSGGAYGIDGAAHRATLRAGGSTVAFLAGGVDRFYPAGHEQLLSRIVETGAVVSELPCGQAPTKWRFLSRNRLIAASTAATVVLEAGYRSGSLNTAGHASELGRPLGAVPGPVTSPASAGCHRLLREFDAVCVTDAGQMAELALGTSFDGDLLDGFEASTAATAEGLRVLDALSARATRPVDDVARRAGLDPRTVRSVLGSLEAEGRAKRGFDGWVSVRRAT from the coding sequence ATGAGCGCCGACGGCCTCCGCGCGGTCGACGGGCTCGCCCGCTCGCTCGCGCGCCCGCTTGCCGTGGTCGGACGCGAGCCGACCGACGAGACGATCGCACGTGTCTTCCTGGGCGCGATCGCCGAGCCCGGCGATGGAACGATGGGCAACGCGATCGAGGCGCTCGGCGCAGCACGCGTCGCGCGACTCGTGCACGAGCGCGCCTCGACCGGCGCGTTCGCCGAAGCGCTCGCGGAATCAGGCATCGTCGTCGAAGCCCGCGTACTCGCCGCCGCCGTCGAGCGATGGCTGCCCCGCATCGACGACGCCGCACTCGTGCGGTCGGTCGAGCAGGCCGGTCGCGTCGGCGCCCGTCTGCTGCTGCCGTCGGATGACTCGTGGCCCGTCGCGCTCGACGATCTCGGCGCGCACGCGCCGCTCGCGCTGTGGGTGCGGGGCGACGTCGGCCTGCTCGCCCGAGCCCGCCGGACGATCGCCCTCGTCGGCGCTCGCGCGGCGACGGGATACGGCGAGCATGTGGCTGTCGAATCGGCCGCGGGGCTCTCAGACCGCGGATTCACGATCGTGTCGGGCGGGGCGTACGGCATCGACGGCGCGGCGCATCGGGCGACGCTCCGGGCGGGCGGCTCGACCGTGGCATTCCTCGCGGGCGGCGTCGATCGGTTCTATCCGGCCGGGCACGAGCAACTGCTCTCCCGGATCGTCGAGACCGGGGCCGTCGTATCGGAGCTGCCGTGCGGGCAGGCGCCGACGAAGTGGCGGTTCCTGAGTCGCAACCGGCTCATCGCGGCATCGACCGCCGCGACCGTCGTGCTCGAAGCCGGTTACCGCTCGGGATCGCTCAACACCGCAGGGCATGCGTCGGAACTCGGGCGGCCGCTCGGCGCCGTGCCCGGACCGGTCACGAGCCCCGCCTCGGCGGGGTGCCATCGGCTGCTCCGCGAATTCGACGCGGTCTGCGTGACCGATGCCGGCCAGATGGCCGAGCTCGCACTCGGCACCTCGTTCGACGGCGACCTGCTCGACGGATTCGAGGCGTCGACGGCTGCGACGGCCGAGGGACTCCGCGTGCTCGACGCACTGAGTGCGCGTGCCACGAGACCGGTCGACGACGTCGCTCGACGGGCAGGCCTCGATCCGCGCACAGTGCGGAGCGTGCTGGGTTCGCTCGAAGCCGAGGGGCGCGCGAAGCGCGGATTCGACGGGTGGGTCTCGGTGCGGCGGGCCACATAG
- the tsf gene encoding translation elongation factor Ts, whose translation MANFTLEDVKTLRERLGTGMVDTKNALVEADGDLEKAVEILRLKGAKGNAKRADRSTAEGLVAAVDNGDGTATLIELACETDFVAKGDKFVGLADRVLAAVAAARAETVEAALAAPAEGKTVADVISEEAAILGEKVELRRIRLVKGEQFSIYLHKTSKDLPPQVGVVLGFAGADVETARSIAQHISFAAPEYLTRDEVPTEAVEKERQIVEQITREEGKPEAALPKIVEGRLGAYFKQVALLEQDYAKDNKLTIAKVLADAGLTVSDFARFKVGA comes from the coding sequence ATGGCCAACTTCACTCTCGAAGACGTCAAGACCCTGCGCGAGCGCCTCGGCACCGGCATGGTCGACACGAAGAACGCCCTCGTGGAAGCCGACGGCGACCTCGAGAAGGCGGTCGAAATCCTCCGCCTGAAGGGCGCGAAGGGCAACGCGAAGCGTGCCGACCGCTCGACCGCCGAGGGCCTCGTCGCCGCCGTCGACAACGGCGACGGCACCGCGACCCTCATCGAGCTCGCCTGCGAGACCGACTTCGTCGCCAAGGGCGACAAGTTCGTCGGCCTCGCCGACCGCGTGCTCGCGGCCGTCGCCGCGGCTCGCGCCGAGACCGTCGAGGCCGCACTGGCCGCGCCGGCCGAGGGCAAGACCGTCGCCGACGTCATCTCCGAAGAGGCGGCGATCCTCGGCGAGAAGGTCGAGCTCCGTCGCATCCGCCTCGTCAAGGGCGAGCAGTTCTCGATCTACCTGCACAAGACCTCGAAGGACCTGCCCCCGCAGGTCGGCGTGGTCCTCGGCTTCGCCGGTGCCGATGTCGAGACCGCCCGTTCGATCGCGCAGCACATCTCGTTCGCCGCGCCCGAGTACCTCACTCGCGACGAGGTGCCGACCGAGGCCGTCGAGAAGGAGCGCCAGATCGTCGAGCAGATCACGCGCGAGGAGGGCAAGCCCGAGGCCGCCCTCCCGAAGATCGTCGAGGGTCGCCTCGGCGCCTACTTCAAGCAGGTCGCACTGCTCGAGCAGGACTACGCGAAGGACAACAAGCTCACGATCGCCAAGGTGCTGGCGGACGCGGGCCTGACCGTGAGCGACTTCGCTCGCTTCAAGGTCGGCGCGTAA
- a CDS encoding tyrosine recombinase XerC, with product MSAIHPHPTLFDAAIDEYLVHLRAERGVAVNTLTAYRGDLAALVRFVEAQDVTALADVSLGVLRDWLWDATERGLARSTIARRAAAARGFFAWAARRGAIPADPAARLRAPKALRTLPRVLTQGAIEGILTRLDERASAGDPAAARDSAIVELLYAAGLRVSELTGLDVGSIDRSRRTVRVLGKGSKERVVPYGSPAARSLDRYLEVARPALLEAAAGHGRAGEEQRGTATGTNGAAPTSAVFVGARGGRLGTRAVHRLIAGLLADVPGSGPAGPHALRHTAATHLLDGGADLRAVQEFLGHASLGTTQIYTHVSAERLKQTYLTAHPRA from the coding sequence ATGAGCGCGATCCACCCCCACCCGACACTCTTCGACGCCGCGATCGACGAGTACCTCGTGCATCTGCGGGCCGAGCGCGGCGTCGCCGTGAACACGCTCACGGCGTATCGCGGTGATCTCGCAGCGCTCGTGAGGTTCGTCGAGGCGCAGGATGTCACGGCGCTCGCCGATGTGTCGTTGGGTGTCCTCCGCGATTGGCTGTGGGACGCGACCGAGCGGGGTCTTGCCCGCTCGACGATCGCGCGCCGGGCGGCCGCCGCCCGCGGCTTCTTCGCGTGGGCGGCCAGGCGCGGCGCGATTCCAGCCGACCCTGCGGCGCGTCTCAGGGCGCCGAAGGCGCTGCGCACTCTGCCGAGGGTGCTCACGCAGGGTGCGATCGAGGGCATTCTCACGAGGCTCGACGAGCGGGCGAGCGCGGGCGATCCGGCCGCAGCCCGCGACTCGGCGATCGTCGAATTGCTGTACGCGGCAGGGCTGCGCGTGTCCGAACTCACTGGGCTCGACGTCGGGTCGATCGATCGGTCGCGGCGCACCGTCCGGGTCCTCGGGAAGGGCTCGAAGGAGCGTGTCGTGCCCTACGGCTCGCCCGCTGCCCGATCTCTCGACCGCTACCTGGAAGTCGCCCGGCCCGCGCTCCTCGAAGCAGCCGCCGGGCACGGGCGCGCGGGCGAGGAACAGCGCGGCACCGCGACCGGCACGAACGGTGCGGCCCCGACATCCGCCGTCTTCGTCGGCGCCCGCGGAGGGCGACTCGGAACCCGGGCCGTGCACCGACTCATCGCGGGTCTCCTCGCCGATGTGCCCGGATCTGGGCCGGCGGGGCCGCACGCGCTGCGCCACACGGCCGCGACCCACCTGCTCGACGGCGGCGCCGACCTGCGTGCCGTGCAGGAATTCCTCGGGCACGCGAGCCTCGGCACGACGCAGATCTACACGCATGTGTCGGCTGAACGGCTGAAGCAGACGTATCTGACCGCGCACCCGCGCGCGTGA
- a CDS encoding M23 family metallopeptidase, protein MSRAASVVALTTVFALAPALFASPSSVAAAHPSAASPASGTAGADERWDWPTPTPHRVVDPYRAPATRYSPGHRGVDLAAVPGAAVAAASAGRISFAGLVAGRPVVSIDHGDGVVSAIEPVEASVSVGDLVRAGDPIGVVATGGHCDAGCVHFGVRVDGDYVSPFLFLGGVPRAVLLPLS, encoded by the coding sequence ATGTCCCGAGCCGCGAGCGTCGTCGCGCTCACGACCGTCTTCGCCCTCGCCCCGGCGCTCTTCGCGTCGCCGTCGTCCGTGGCCGCGGCGCACCCGTCCGCGGCGTCGCCAGCGTCCGGAACCGCCGGCGCCGACGAGCGCTGGGACTGGCCGACACCGACGCCCCATCGCGTCGTCGACCCATACCGGGCCCCCGCGACCCGCTACTCCCCCGGCCATCGGGGCGTCGATCTCGCCGCGGTCCCCGGCGCGGCCGTCGCCGCCGCTTCAGCCGGCCGCATCTCGTTCGCAGGCCTGGTCGCGGGCAGACCGGTGGTCTCGATCGACCACGGCGACGGCGTGGTGAGCGCGATCGAGCCCGTCGAGGCGTCCGTCTCCGTCGGCGATCTCGTGCGTGCTGGGGATCCGATCGGCGTCGTCGCGACGGGAGGCCACTGCGACGCAGGCTGCGTGCACTTCGGCGTCCGGGTCGACGGCGACTACGTCTCGCCGTTCCTGTTCCTCGGCGGCGTCCCGCGCGCCGTGCTGCTGCCCCTTTCCTGA
- the rpsB gene encoding 30S ribosomal protein S2 has product MAVVTIRQLLDSGVHFGHQTRRWNPKMKRFIFTERSGIYIIDLQQSLSFIDKAYDFVKETVAHGGTILFVGTKKQAQESIAEQATRVGQPYVNQRWLGGLLTNFTTVSKRLARMKELEELDFEGTTSGFTKKELLLKKRELDKLHKSLGGIRNLSKTPSALWVVDTKKEHLAIDEAKKLGIPVIGILDTNCDPDEVQYPIPGNDDAIRSVSLLTRIIADAAAEGLIQRHQKPEEGEEAEPLAEWEQELLQAGSETTPEQASAETEKVAETEASAKAEAAEVVDEAAEEIAATESAADEAGEAAADAAESK; this is encoded by the coding sequence ATGGCCGTCGTCACCATTCGCCAGCTGCTCGACAGCGGCGTGCACTTCGGGCACCAGACCCGCCGTTGGAACCCGAAGATGAAGCGCTTCATCTTCACCGAGCGTTCCGGCATCTACATCATCGACCTCCAGCAGTCGCTCTCCTTCATCGACAAGGCCTACGACTTCGTCAAGGAGACCGTCGCGCACGGCGGCACCATCCTCTTCGTCGGCACCAAGAAGCAGGCGCAGGAGTCGATCGCCGAGCAGGCGACGCGCGTCGGCCAGCCCTACGTCAACCAGCGTTGGCTCGGCGGCCTCCTCACCAACTTCACGACGGTGTCGAAGCGCCTCGCCCGCATGAAGGAGCTCGAGGAGCTCGACTTCGAGGGCACCACCTCGGGCTTCACCAAGAAGGAGCTCCTCCTCAAGAAGCGCGAGCTCGACAAGCTCCACAAGTCGCTCGGCGGCATCCGCAACCTCTCGAAGACGCCGTCGGCGCTCTGGGTCGTGGACACCAAGAAGGAGCACCTCGCGATCGACGAGGCCAAGAAGCTCGGTATCCCCGTCATCGGCATCCTCGACACGAACTGCGACCCCGACGAGGTCCAGTACCCCATCCCGGGCAACGACGACGCGATCCGTTCGGTGAGCCTGCTCACCCGCATCATCGCCGACGCGGCCGCCGAGGGCCTCATCCAACGCCACCAGAAGCCCGAAGAGGGCGAAGAGGCCGAGCCGCTCGCCGAGTGGGAGCAGGAGCTCCTCCAGGCCGGCAGCGAGACCACCCCCGAGCAGGCGTCGGCCGAGACCGAGAAGGTCGCGGAGACCGAAGCCTCGGCCAAGGCTGAAGCGGCCGAGGTCGTCGACGAGGCCGCCGAGGAGATCGCGGCGACCGAGTCGGCCGCCGACGAGGCGGGCGAGGCTGCTGCCGACGCCGCCGAGTCCAAGTAA